A region of Bryobacteraceae bacterium DNA encodes the following proteins:
- a CDS encoding response regulator, whose translation MLLVEDSSDYATLVQRWLQDRTDKRSAFTLNWADTLESGLRRLAAGGLDVILLDLGLPDSDGAATFAAVRDHCGSTPVIVLSGADNEPLALEMIQEGAADYLVKTSCTEDLLRRALRYAVARGQASGEAERAEKRSRIISIAGCKGGTGTTTFACCLAADLRFVSEGQVLLADLDLVGRSVEFVTGVTPQYTLRDAFLNFDVLDQDMWSSIVTQNRGGPDILTAPPFPFDKSFDAADIHRLFRKIHRYYDWIVLDVGRLDPFALSVAEWSNEVMLVTTQSLASLSDCKQTVKLMRDQGRALESMSLIVNRKESLKEIPEKELQNMFGAPVRGWLPSAAFELHEALLQSRLPSASGAYRQAVTRVARRLGGLPEEKPGRLRSQLSSIAGRFRGRPHLPEASNQ comes from the coding sequence GTGCTCTTGGTCGAGGATAGTTCCGACTACGCGACGCTTGTGCAGCGGTGGTTGCAGGATCGGACCGACAAGCGATCCGCGTTCACCTTGAACTGGGCCGACACGCTCGAATCCGGTTTGCGGCGGCTTGCGGCCGGCGGGCTCGACGTGATTCTGCTCGACCTCGGCCTGCCCGACAGCGACGGCGCCGCGACCTTTGCGGCGGTGCGCGATCACTGCGGCTCGACGCCGGTGATCGTGCTGAGCGGCGCCGACAACGAGCCGCTGGCGCTCGAGATGATCCAGGAGGGGGCGGCCGACTACCTGGTGAAGACCTCATGCACCGAGGACCTGCTGCGTCGCGCGCTGCGCTACGCGGTGGCCCGCGGGCAGGCTTCGGGCGAAGCGGAGCGCGCGGAGAAGCGGAGCCGGATCATCAGCATCGCCGGCTGCAAGGGGGGAACCGGCACGACGACGTTCGCCTGCTGTCTGGCGGCGGACTTGCGGTTCGTGAGCGAGGGGCAAGTGCTCCTGGCCGACCTCGATCTGGTGGGAAGATCGGTTGAGTTCGTCACCGGCGTGACGCCGCAGTACACCTTGCGGGATGCGTTTCTGAACTTCGATGTCCTCGACCAGGACATGTGGAGCAGCATCGTGACGCAGAACCGGGGCGGCCCGGACATTCTCACGGCGCCGCCGTTTCCCTTCGACAAGAGCTTCGACGCCGCCGACATTCATCGGTTGTTCCGCAAGATCCACCGTTATTACGACTGGATCGTGCTCGACGTGGGGCGGCTGGATCCGTTCGCGCTCTCGGTGGCCGAATGGTCGAACGAAGTGATGCTGGTGACGACCCAGAGCCTGGCCTCGCTGAGCGACTGCAAGCAGACGGTGAAGCTGATGCGGGACCAGGGGCGGGCGCTCGAGAGCATGAGCCTGATTGTGAACCGCAAGGAGTCGCTCAAGGAGATTCCAGAGAAAGAGCTCCAGAACATGTTCGGCGCTCCGGTGCGCGGCTGGCTGCCGTCCGCCGCCTTCGAGTTGCACGAAGCTCTGTTGCAGTCGCGGCTTCCATCGGCGTCCGGGGCGTATCGCCAGGCCGTGACGCGGGTGGCGCGGCGGCTGGGCGGGTTACCGGAAGAGAAACCGGGCAGGCTTCGCAGCCAGTTGTCCTCGATCGCCGGGCGTTTCCGCGGCCGGCCGCACCTTCCCGAAGCAAGCAATCAGTAG
- a CDS encoding PAS domain S-box protein: MSIPEAPGWPRGAEALSSQHVGVLIESIPSGVLLIDRGGVIRIANRRAETMFGASPGQFSGQPVETLLPAAERQRHPAQRASFFSNPEPRSMGAGRDLFAVRTDGVEFPVEIGLNPLRMDGETMVLCAVADISSRRAAEQASQDSAREVAAKNAELQAANRRAELIVEAVPNGILMVDRDGVIRLMNRQAEAMFGKPRHELLGQPVEILLPPELGREHPGHRASFFANPEPRSMGAGRDLFAVRDDGSRFPVEIGLSPIDMDGQAMVLCSIVDITERKRAAAEHSAQKAKLLESQSQVRTLVSTVEDYAIYQLDTEGNVTTWNLGAERLKGYTAQEIVGRNYVIFFEQSAIDRGDPAAILRTAAQDGHYVGTEIRLRRDGSRFWAKISVTPLHDEGGAITGFLKVVQDITELRTAFDQLADERRRAEAILESVPTGLLLVQRDGTIARVNQAAEEMFQVSRRQLVGQPVETLLPPAFRHAHPDSRLGFHADPQPRAMGGGRDLFAVRANGEEFPVEIGLTPLHFDGETLVLCDVVDISGRKAAEEAYRKSAERLKLATRAGGVGIWDWDVQTHHMTWDDQMFQLHGVPADGALSATLVWKNGLHPDDRQRLNEELRQALSGGRSLDTEFRVLLPNGAVRHIRALAEVHRDASGRARHMIGTNWDITQMKQIEQMKSEFLANMSHEIRTPMNVLIGMSGLLLDTALTPEQRSYVETVQKGAESLLVVINDALDFSRIEAGKLQIDSEDFDLEAVVEDVGDFLCQQASLKKLALTTTISPDVPLQLRGDKNRLRQILTNLLNNSIKFTNQGEVSLRVTHARSEGANSIVRFEIQDTGIGIAPDVQTRLFQPFTQADGSTTRKYGGTGLGLAICRRLTELMSGRIGLESVLGAGSTFWVELPFSPPSAPVDRNRELDLSGKRALVVDDQESNLTIVKQLLDSWRVETETATNALDAIMMLRDRAHAGAPFDVAILDYGMPGMNGIDLARVVRSDARVASTALVMLTSYSERREVEQAREVGVSFYLVKPVRKGQLRRALESVARKPAPSTAAGPAPAIRRPVSLEGKCILLVEDSPDNQKLAIALLRKNGYECDVANDGVEAVELTDRGAYPVVFMDCQMPIMDGFRATAVIREREKDAGQRTRIIALTAHSMQGYREKCLDAGMDDYLSKPINEKSLIQALERWLPEAARRIQRPPSPSPEAPPAPADPAPPPTAARPAPAPEPPPAPAPVSINPDIADLIPDYLANRRADLEAIASALAAHDLTRVRRIGHGMKGSGAGYGFPEITDIGRGIEDAALSEDAGSVEAHLGRLKSFLELVQV; this comes from the coding sequence TTGTCCATTCCCGAAGCACCCGGCTGGCCGCGCGGAGCCGAAGCGCTATCCAGCCAACACGTGGGCGTGTTGATCGAATCCATCCCGAGCGGCGTTCTCCTCATCGACCGCGGCGGCGTCATTCGGATCGCCAATCGCCGCGCCGAAACGATGTTTGGCGCTTCTCCGGGCCAGTTCTCCGGCCAGCCGGTCGAGACGCTCCTGCCGGCGGCCGAGCGGCAGCGGCATCCGGCGCAACGGGCGAGCTTCTTCTCCAATCCCGAGCCGAGATCGATGGGCGCCGGGCGCGACCTGTTCGCGGTCCGCACCGACGGCGTCGAATTTCCGGTCGAGATCGGACTCAATCCGCTCCGGATGGACGGCGAGACGATGGTGCTCTGCGCCGTCGCCGATATCAGCTCCCGGCGGGCGGCCGAACAGGCCAGCCAGGACTCCGCGCGGGAGGTGGCGGCGAAGAACGCCGAGCTCCAGGCCGCCAACCGCCGTGCCGAACTCATCGTCGAGGCCGTGCCCAACGGAATTCTGATGGTGGACCGCGACGGCGTGATCCGGCTCATGAACCGCCAGGCCGAGGCCATGTTCGGCAAGCCGCGGCACGAACTGCTCGGCCAGCCCGTCGAAATCCTCCTGCCGCCCGAGCTCGGCAGGGAACATCCCGGCCACCGCGCCAGCTTCTTCGCCAATCCCGAGCCCCGGTCGATGGGCGCCGGGCGCGATCTTTTCGCCGTTCGGGACGATGGCTCGCGCTTTCCCGTGGAGATCGGGCTCAGCCCGATCGACATGGATGGCCAGGCGATGGTGCTTTGCTCGATCGTCGACATCACCGAGCGCAAGCGGGCGGCCGCCGAGCACTCGGCGCAGAAGGCAAAGCTCCTCGAATCGCAAAGTCAGGTGCGGACGCTCGTCTCCACCGTCGAGGACTACGCCATCTACCAGTTGGACACCGAAGGGAACGTCACCACCTGGAATCTCGGAGCCGAACGGTTGAAGGGCTACACGGCCCAGGAAATCGTCGGCCGGAACTACGTCATCTTCTTCGAACAGAGCGCCATCGATCGAGGCGACCCGGCGGCGATTCTCCGCACCGCGGCTCAGGACGGGCACTATGTCGGCACCGAGATCCGGCTCCGCCGCGACGGGTCGCGATTCTGGGCCAAGATCAGCGTTACCCCGTTGCACGACGAAGGCGGGGCGATCACCGGCTTTCTCAAAGTGGTCCAGGACATTACGGAGTTACGGACCGCCTTCGATCAGTTGGCCGACGAGCGCCGGCGCGCCGAAGCCATCCTCGAGTCCGTTCCGACCGGTCTTCTGCTCGTTCAGCGGGACGGAACCATTGCGCGCGTCAACCAGGCCGCCGAGGAGATGTTCCAGGTCTCGCGGCGACAACTGGTCGGGCAGCCGGTCGAAACGTTGCTGCCCCCGGCCTTCCGCCACGCTCATCCCGACAGCCGCCTCGGTTTCCACGCCGATCCCCAGCCAAGGGCCATGGGCGGGGGCCGGGACCTGTTCGCGGTCCGCGCCAACGGCGAGGAGTTCCCCGTCGAGATCGGGCTCACCCCGCTCCACTTCGACGGGGAAACTCTCGTCCTTTGCGACGTCGTCGATATCAGCGGCCGCAAGGCCGCCGAGGAAGCCTACCGGAAGTCGGCCGAGCGGCTCAAACTGGCCACCCGCGCCGGCGGCGTCGGAATCTGGGACTGGGACGTCCAGACGCACCATATGACCTGGGACGACCAGATGTTCCAGTTGCACGGCGTCCCCGCCGACGGCGCGCTGAGCGCCACCCTCGTGTGGAAGAACGGCCTCCACCCGGACGACCGGCAGCGGCTGAACGAGGAGCTCCGTCAGGCCTTGTCGGGCGGCAGATCGCTCGATACCGAGTTCCGGGTGCTGTTGCCGAACGGGGCCGTGCGCCATATCCGTGCTCTCGCCGAAGTGCATCGCGACGCGTCGGGCCGCGCCCGGCACATGATCGGCACCAATTGGGATATCACCCAAATGAAGCAGATCGAGCAGATGAAGTCGGAGTTCCTGGCCAATATGAGCCACGAAATCCGGACTCCCATGAACGTCCTGATCGGGATGAGCGGCCTCCTCCTCGACACGGCCCTCACGCCGGAGCAGAGAAGCTACGTCGAGACGGTGCAGAAGGGAGCCGAGTCGCTCCTGGTCGTCATCAACGACGCGCTCGACTTTTCGCGCATTGAGGCCGGCAAGCTCCAGATCGACTCGGAGGATTTCGACCTCGAAGCCGTGGTCGAAGACGTCGGCGATTTTCTCTGCCAGCAGGCCAGCCTGAAGAAGCTCGCCCTGACCACCACGATCTCGCCCGACGTGCCGCTCCAACTGCGCGGAGACAAGAACCGGCTGCGGCAGATTCTCACCAACCTGCTCAATAACTCGATCAAGTTCACCAACCAGGGCGAAGTGTCCCTGCGCGTTACGCATGCCCGCTCGGAGGGCGCCAACAGTATCGTCCGGTTCGAAATCCAGGACACCGGAATCGGGATCGCGCCCGACGTGCAAACCCGCCTCTTCCAACCCTTCACGCAGGCCGACGGCTCCACCACGCGGAAATACGGCGGCACCGGCCTCGGCCTCGCCATCTGCCGCCGCCTCACCGAGTTGATGTCCGGCAGGATCGGCCTCGAGAGTGTCCTCGGCGCGGGTTCGACATTCTGGGTGGAGCTTCCTTTCAGCCCGCCGAGCGCTCCGGTGGATCGGAACCGCGAGCTGGATCTTTCCGGGAAACGGGCCCTGGTGGTGGACGATCAGGAAAGCAACCTCACCATCGTGAAGCAGTTGCTCGATTCCTGGCGCGTCGAAACCGAGACCGCGACCAACGCTCTCGACGCGATCATGATGCTGCGCGATCGGGCGCATGCCGGCGCCCCGTTCGACGTCGCGATCCTCGACTACGGAATGCCCGGCATGAACGGCATCGACCTCGCCCGCGTGGTCCGCTCCGACGCCCGGGTCGCCTCGACGGCCCTGGTTATGCTCACTTCCTATTCCGAGCGGCGGGAAGTGGAGCAAGCGCGGGAAGTGGGTGTCAGTTTCTATCTGGTCAAACCGGTGCGGAAGGGCCAACTGCGGCGGGCGCTTGAATCGGTGGCCCGAAAACCGGCGCCGTCGACGGCCGCCGGGCCTGCTCCCGCCATCCGTCGGCCGGTATCGCTCGAGGGAAAGTGTATCCTGCTTGTCGAGGACAGTCCCGACAATCAGAAACTGGCCATCGCGCTCCTCCGGAAGAACGGCTACGAGTGCGACGTGGCCAACGACGGGGTGGAGGCTGTCGAGTTGACCGACCGCGGCGCATACCCGGTTGTGTTCATGGACTGCCAGATGCCGATCATGGACGGTTTCCGCGCGACGGCCGTGATCCGGGAGCGCGAGAAGGACGCCGGGCAGCGAACGCGCATCATCGCCCTCACCGCCCACTCCATGCAGGGATACCGCGAGAAGTGCCTCGACGCGGGCATGGACGACTATCTCTCCAAGCCCATCAACGAAAAGTCGCTGATCCAGGCGCTCGAGCGGTGGCTGCCCGAGGCCGCCCGCAGGATTCAGAGACCACCGTCGCCGTCTCCCGAGGCGCCGCCCGCCCCGGCGGACCCGGCTCCTCCACCCACCGCCGCCCGGCCGGCTCCGGCGCCCGAACCGCCCCCCGCCCCGGCGCCGGTGTCCATCAATCCGGATATCGCCGACCTGATCCCCGACTATCTGGCCAACCGCCGCGCCGATCTCGAAGCCATTGCGTCCGCGCTGGCCGCCCATGATCTTACGAGGGTGCGAAGGATCGGCCACGGAATGAAAGGTTCGGGAGCCGGCTACGGATTTCCGGAGATCACCGACATCGGCCGGGGAAT